A genomic stretch from Defluviitalea raffinosedens includes:
- the pheS gene encoding phenylalanine--tRNA ligase subunit alpha, with amino-acid sequence MKEKLQSIKQQAMERLKDVKELKALDEIRVEFLGKKGELTQVLRGMKDLSAEERPIIGQMANEVREAIEGKIEEAKNILAVKAQEMKLKSEVIDVTMPGRKRNLGHRHPMNLVVDEIKEIFLGMGYKIAEGPEIETEYYNFEALNIPAEHPARDEQDTFYINKNFMLRTATSPIQVRVMENEKPPIRIICPGKVYRSDEVDATHSPVFHQLEGLVVDKNITFADLKGALEVFAKELFGDKIKVRFRPHFFPFTEPSAEMDVACVACGGEGCRVCKGSGWIEILGCGMVHPKVLKMAGIDPDVYTGFAFGMGLERLAMSKYGIKDLRLFVENDVRFLDQF; translated from the coding sequence ATGAAAGAAAAATTACAGTCCATCAAGCAACAGGCCATGGAACGTTTAAAAGATGTGAAAGAACTAAAAGCTTTAGATGAGATTCGTGTTGAGTTTTTGGGTAAAAAAGGAGAACTTACCCAGGTTTTAAGAGGAATGAAAGATCTAAGTGCAGAAGAACGCCCGATTATTGGACAGATGGCCAATGAAGTAAGAGAAGCCATTGAAGGAAAAATTGAGGAAGCAAAGAACATATTGGCAGTAAAGGCTCAGGAAATGAAACTAAAATCCGAAGTCATCGATGTAACCATGCCTGGCAGAAAAAGAAATCTGGGGCATCGTCATCCTATGAATTTAGTTGTAGACGAAATCAAAGAAATTTTCCTTGGAATGGGTTATAAGATTGCAGAAGGTCCAGAAATAGAAACCGAATACTATAATTTCGAAGCTTTAAATATTCCGGCAGAACATCCCGCAAGAGATGAACAAGATACTTTCTACATTAATAAAAACTTCATGCTTCGTACCGCTACATCGCCTATTCAAGTGAGAGTGATGGAAAATGAAAAACCACCGATTCGTATTATATGTCCGGGGAAGGTATATCGTTCCGACGAAGTAGATGCTACGCACTCTCCAGTATTCCATCAATTAGAAGGACTAGTGGTTGATAAAAATATTACTTTTGCAGACCTTAAGGGAGCATTGGAAGTATTCGCAAAAGAATTGTTTGGAGATAAGATAAAGGTAAGATTCCGACCACACTTCTTCCCATTTACAGAACCCAGTGCAGAAATGGACGTAGCCTGTGTAGCCTGTGGAGGAGAAGGATGCAGAGTTTGTAAAGGCAGCGGATGGATTGAAATTTTAGGCTGTGGAATGGTTCATCCTAAAGTACTTAAAATGGCAGGTATTGATCCGGATGTATATACTGGTTTTGCCTTTGGAATGGGGCTTGAAAGACTTGCCATGAGTAAATATGGCATAAAAGACTTACGTTTATTTGTAGAAAACGATGTGAGATTCTTAGATCAGTTCTAA
- a CDS encoding Na+/H+ antiporter NhaC family protein — translation MNRRKFFTLLSVIALIIMTFAVPVFAAEIGEEGYQSNLYGTFWSLLPPIIAIGLALITKEVYSSLFIGIVCGSFMYANFNPITAFTAMFTEGFISSLADSWNVGILIFLVVLGTIVCLINKAGGSAAYGQWASKKIKSRKGAMLSTFALGVLIFVDDYFNCLTVGNVMRPITDKHKVSRAKLAYIVDATAAPICMIAPISSWAAAVTGVVEGYDGLELFIRAIPYNLYSLLTIFMIIFITLMGIEYGPMKKHEDNALLKNDLYTTPDRPFEGQDVEVSAGKGKVKDLIIPVVILIAFCILGMVYTGGILEGVNVVDAFANCDASLGLSLGSSLALIVIMVYYMARKVLSFNDCMECFPNGFKAMVPAILILTFAWTLSGTTSLLGAKEFVSGIFAGSAAGFKIFLPAIVFIVATGMSFATGTSWGTFGILLPIVVAVGLDPELLVISISACLAGAVCGDHCSPISDTTIMSSTGAMCNHINHVSTQLPYALTVAAVSFVGYILAGFIQSAWIILLISIAMLCVVLLGIKTLTTNKANA, via the coding sequence ATGAATCGGAGGAAATTTTTCACACTGCTATCTGTTATAGCACTCATCATTATGACTTTTGCTGTACCCGTTTTTGCTGCGGAAATAGGAGAAGAAGGGTATCAAAGTAATCTCTACGGTACTTTTTGGTCCCTTTTACCTCCAATAATCGCTATTGGCCTGGCTCTTATTACTAAAGAAGTGTATAGTTCACTCTTTATAGGTATTGTTTGCGGATCTTTTATGTATGCAAACTTCAATCCTATTACGGCTTTCACTGCTATGTTTACTGAAGGGTTTATATCATCCCTGGCGGATAGCTGGAATGTGGGGATACTCATTTTCTTAGTGGTTCTGGGAACAATTGTATGTCTGATCAATAAAGCTGGCGGCTCTGCTGCATATGGTCAATGGGCAAGCAAAAAAATCAAGTCAAGAAAAGGTGCTATGCTTTCTACATTCGCCCTCGGTGTTCTGATCTTTGTAGATGACTATTTCAACTGTCTTACTGTTGGAAATGTCATGAGACCTATTACAGACAAGCACAAAGTTTCTCGTGCCAAATTAGCCTACATTGTTGATGCCACCGCTGCTCCCATATGCATGATTGCTCCTATATCTTCATGGGCAGCTGCTGTAACCGGTGTAGTGGAAGGCTATGATGGTCTGGAGCTTTTCATTCGTGCAATACCTTATAATCTTTATTCTTTACTCACCATATTTATGATTATATTCATTACTTTAATGGGAATAGAATATGGTCCGATGAAAAAACATGAAGACAATGCTCTTTTAAAGAATGACCTTTATACAACCCCCGATCGTCCTTTTGAAGGGCAAGATGTAGAAGTATCTGCCGGAAAAGGTAAAGTAAAGGATTTGATCATTCCTGTAGTCATTTTAATTGCTTTTTGTATATTAGGTATGGTTTATACAGGTGGTATTTTAGAAGGTGTCAATGTTGTCGATGCTTTCGCGAACTGTGATGCTTCTCTGGGACTGTCACTGGGTTCTTCCCTGGCACTGATTGTTATCATGGTATATTATATGGCACGTAAAGTGCTTAGCTTCAATGACTGTATGGAATGTTTCCCTAATGGATTTAAAGCCATGGTTCCGGCTATTCTGATTCTTACTTTTGCCTGGACATTAAGTGGAACGACAAGTCTTCTCGGTGCCAAAGAATTCGTAAGCGGTATTTTTGCAGGTAGCGCAGCAGGTTTTAAAATATTCCTCCCAGCAATTGTATTTATTGTGGCTACGGGGATGTCCTTTGCAACCGGTACATCCTGGGGGACCTTCGGTATTTTGCTGCCAATCGTAGTTGCAGTAGGTCTTGACCCTGAATTATTGGTTATTTCTATTTCAGCTTGTCTTGCCGGAGCTGTATGCGGTGACCACTGCTCCCCTATTTCAGATACAACCATTATGTCTTCTACAGGGGCTATGTGTAACCATATTAACCATGTTTCCACCCAGCTTCCTTACGCATTGACTGTGGCGGCTGTATCTTTTGTGGGCTATATCCTTGCAGGGTTCATTCAATCTGCATGGATTATACTTCTAATATCGATTGCCATGTTATGTGTAGTTCTTTTGGGCATCAAAACATTAACAACAAATAAAGCGAATGCATAG
- the brnQ gene encoding branched-chain amino acid transport system II carrier protein, whose translation MKEKLSFHQNLLIGSLLFGLFFGAGNLIFPVKMGQDAGSNSLWATIGFLITGVGLPIFGIMASALSESESLFDMAKPVHVKYSIFFTCALYLTIGPLFAIPRTATVAFEVGMNPFIPKEQLKIGLLIFSLIFFLLTLYFSLRPGRILDWVGKYLTPIFLVLLSILLIATYVKPMGQVSQYPPQENYMTQALFTGLLDGYNTMDALASLAFAIIIISNIRKLGVTKSHFIAIEACKSGLVSVIGMGLIYASLAYMGATSLGSVNRADNGGAILSLVSEHYFGVIGKALLAGIVGVACLKTAIGLITSCAEMFSAMFPNSISYRNYAILFTVFSFIIANFGLTNIIQLSVPVLMFLYPLAITLILLSLLAPLIHKQSDVYKWTTGFTGVAAFFDLCKALPEPLQNNAVIKSIMNFAHGFLPGFDYGFGWILPAFIGFFIGFMVWKTKKAAVM comes from the coding sequence ATGAAAGAAAAACTCAGTTTTCATCAAAATTTACTGATCGGCTCACTATTATTTGGACTGTTTTTTGGGGCAGGTAATTTGATTTTCCCCGTAAAAATGGGACAAGATGCCGGAAGCAACTCCCTATGGGCTACCATTGGTTTTTTAATCACAGGAGTAGGATTGCCTATATTTGGGATTATGGCATCAGCACTTTCTGAAAGTGAAAGTTTATTTGATATGGCAAAGCCCGTTCATGTTAAATATTCCATATTCTTTACTTGTGCATTATATCTGACCATTGGCCCTTTATTTGCTATACCGCGAACAGCGACGGTTGCTTTCGAAGTAGGAATGAATCCTTTTATTCCCAAGGAACAATTAAAAATAGGGCTACTCATTTTTTCATTGATTTTCTTTTTGCTGACCCTTTATTTTTCTTTGCGGCCAGGCCGCATTCTGGACTGGGTTGGTAAATATCTTACACCAATTTTTCTGGTGCTTTTATCGATTTTACTCATTGCCACTTATGTAAAGCCGATGGGTCAGGTAAGTCAGTATCCTCCACAGGAAAATTACATGACTCAGGCCTTGTTTACCGGCTTACTTGATGGTTATAATACGATGGATGCTTTAGCTTCTTTGGCATTTGCCATTATCATTATTTCAAACATAAGAAAATTAGGAGTCACCAAATCTCATTTCATTGCCATTGAAGCCTGCAAATCAGGATTGGTCAGTGTGATTGGCATGGGACTTATTTATGCTTCATTAGCTTATATGGGAGCTACAAGTCTTGGAAGTGTGAATCGTGCTGATAATGGAGGGGCGATTTTATCTCTGGTAAGTGAACATTATTTTGGGGTAATTGGGAAAGCCTTATTGGCTGGTATTGTCGGGGTTGCATGTTTAAAAACAGCTATTGGACTCATTACTTCCTGTGCTGAAATGTTTAGTGCAATGTTCCCCAATTCCATTTCTTATAGAAATTATGCGATTTTATTTACAGTTTTCTCATTTATTATTGCTAATTTTGGCTTAACCAACATTATTCAGCTATCAGTACCAGTATTGATGTTTCTTTATCCATTGGCGATTACTTTGATTTTGCTATCTTTATTGGCTCCGTTGATTCATAAGCAGAGTGATGTTTACAAATGGACAACCGGATTTACTGGTGTGGCTGCATTTTTTGACTTGTGTAAAGCACTTCCTGAACCTTTACAAAACAATGCAGTTATAAAGTCTATTATGAATTTTGCCCATGGATTTTTACCGGGTTTTGATTATGGATTTGGCTGGATATTGCCGGCATTTATAGGGTTCTTTATAGGATTTATGGTTTGGAAAACAAAAAAGGCGGCTGTTATGTAA